From a region of the bacterium genome:
- a CDS encoding T9SS type A sorting domain-containing protein has product MKVFLCVLCCLALAGMLLAEGGDPWAGVVQRGGSGSLDQQWGPDAYGYRAKNQQETGGPTPQWLDIVGLGSQITGLQDDNVVGPLPIGFNFHYYWYDVDEFSVGSNGYIKFSTRGQIASPFVQFPNAAPPNDVVGVYVTDWVFGGATDSSRCYAWSNAVDTLVVAFLNVPAYSGAGSHNFEIILSGVDSSITFQYGDQIGTASGAVAVGIENLSGTVGLNTLFGTHPTSNTAIRFEYPDTVTYTNSSLAVAALQNPLSNGFFVQAGDTVRPWLQIADMGNQPQPACSVSYSIRRLSTGIVASFDTVLGVIEPSDTLTLTPSLRWQAVDTGAYLAEARVSGTFGSNTARTEFHVVTLPGELAYDDGGSDRPSSWTGANRGVAMEFVPPAYPVTVSQTRLYVSSGSGAYDVALFHNDGPNGSPGTEFWRHHFTGATTGWNAIAVPRDSGLIQDGSFFVAYYTPASFQFGVDTTSAQGFSHRCWEFVNSWGQNKFWNIGDLMIRCSLRPIYPPPGPFTRTVPANGATVPWMQGLVRFAWTPSLDPGTTVSYHLNVSSGDYHRTFVTPDTMYYDSLSWFYGGFPRADVTWTVWATNGQDSVQATNGQGFFHLNANHAPGAFSRVAPRDTLQPLAATVVCRWSHSTDVDSDPVRYVFHIEQRPGSYPVAPHDTVTSDTLVTVRIPIPVDPLAVIHNFYWTVRATDIFDTTNASNGEGHFTMDIPAGTGDLSMPLITEYALSSYPNPFNSTAAISYDLPHASTVELRVYNLMGEQVALLQQGYRAPGRYRIEWNAAAQGSGTYFAVLKAGNTTKIQKLLLMK; this is encoded by the coding sequence ATGAAAGTCTTCTTGTGTGTACTTTGCTGTCTGGCACTGGCAGGAATGCTGCTGGCCGAAGGTGGCGATCCCTGGGCTGGAGTTGTTCAACGTGGCGGCAGCGGCAGCCTCGATCAGCAATGGGGTCCGGATGCCTACGGCTATCGCGCCAAAAACCAGCAGGAAACCGGAGGGCCTACGCCGCAATGGCTGGACATCGTCGGCCTGGGCAGTCAAATTACCGGACTGCAGGATGACAACGTGGTCGGCCCGCTTCCCATCGGATTCAACTTTCACTACTACTGGTATGATGTGGATGAGTTCTCTGTGGGCTCCAACGGCTACATCAAGTTCTCCACCCGCGGCCAGATCGCCTCGCCCTTTGTGCAGTTTCCCAATGCGGCTCCGCCTAATGACGTCGTCGGCGTGTATGTGACCGACTGGGTGTTCGGCGGTGCCACCGATTCCAGCCGCTGCTACGCCTGGAGCAACGCCGTCGATACTCTGGTGGTGGCGTTCCTCAACGTCCCGGCCTACAGCGGCGCGGGCTCGCATAATTTCGAGATCATTCTCTCGGGGGTGGATTCGTCCATCACCTTCCAATATGGCGACCAAATCGGCACCGCCAGCGGCGCGGTGGCCGTCGGCATCGAGAACCTCAGCGGCACCGTCGGTTTAAATACTCTGTTCGGCACTCATCCCACCTCCAATACGGCGATCCGATTTGAGTATCCCGACACGGTGACCTATACCAACAGCAGTCTGGCCGTTGCCGCACTGCAGAACCCGCTGTCCAACGGGTTCTTTGTGCAGGCCGGCGACACGGTCCGTCCGTGGCTGCAAATCGCCGACATGGGCAACCAGCCGCAGCCGGCCTGTTCGGTCAGCTACAGTATCCGCCGCCTGTCCACCGGGATTGTCGCCAGCTTCGATACGGTCCTCGGAGTGATTGAACCTTCCGATACGCTGACCCTGACTCCTTCCTTGCGCTGGCAGGCGGTGGACACCGGCGCGTATCTGGCCGAGGCACGGGTCTCCGGCACGTTCGGCAGCAACACGGCGCGCACCGAGTTCCACGTGGTCACTCTGCCGGGGGAACTGGCGTATGATGACGGCGGTTCGGACCGGCCTTCCAGTTGGACCGGCGCTAACCGTGGCGTGGCGATGGAATTTGTCCCGCCCGCCTATCCTGTCACCGTGTCTCAGACACGGTTGTATGTCAGCAGCGGAAGCGGCGCGTATGATGTGGCCCTCTTCCACAATGACGGTCCCAACGGTTCACCGGGAACGGAGTTCTGGCGGCATCATTTCACCGGCGCGACCACCGGTTGGAATGCCATTGCGGTACCGCGAGATAGTGGCCTGATTCAGGACGGCTCCTTCTTTGTGGCCTACTACACGCCCGCATCATTCCAGTTCGGCGTGGATACCACGTCCGCGCAGGGCTTTTCCCACCGCTGCTGGGAATTTGTCAACAGTTGGGGGCAGAACAAATTCTGGAACATCGGCGACCTCATGATCCGCTGTTCCCTGCGGCCCATCTATCCGCCTCCCGGACCCTTTACGCGCACGGTTCCGGCCAACGGGGCCACCGTGCCGTGGATGCAGGGTCTGGTGCGCTTTGCGTGGACTCCGTCGCTTGACCCGGGAACCACCGTCAGCTATCATCTGAATGTCAGCTCCGGCGACTATCACCGCACGTTCGTTACCCCCGACACCATGTACTATGACAGTCTGTCGTGGTTCTACGGCGGCTTCCCGCGGGCGGATGTCACCTGGACGGTATGGGCCACCAACGGTCAGGATTCGGTGCAGGCCACCAACGGCCAGGGATTCTTCCATCTCAATGCCAACCACGCGCCGGGCGCGTTTAGCCGCGTCGCGCCGCGTGATACGCTGCAGCCCCTTGCGGCGACTGTGGTGTGTCGCTGGTCGCACTCCACGGATGTGGACAGCGATCCCGTGCGCTATGTGTTCCATATCGAGCAGCGCCCCGGTTCCTATCCGGTTGCGCCGCACGATACGGTGACGTCCGATACCCTCGTTACGGTCCGCATTCCCATCCCTGTAGATCCTTTGGCTGTGATCCACAACTTCTACTGGACGGTGCGCGCCACGGACATTTTCGACACCACCAACGCGTCCAATGGCGAGGGCCATTTCACCATGGACATTCCGGCAGGAACCGGCGATCTGTCGATGCCGCTGATCACGGAATATGCTCTGTCGAGTTATCCGAATCCGTTCAATTCGACGGCGGCGATCAGCTACGATCTTCCTCATGCGTCCACCGTGGAACTGAGGGTCTACAACCTGATGGGTGAACAGGTCGCCTTGCTGCAGCAAGGTTACCGGGCTCCGGGCCGTTACCGCATCGAGTGGAACGCCGCCGCCCAGGGTTCAGGCACCTACTTTGCCGTGTTGAAAGCGGGCAATACCACCAAAATCCAAAAACTGTTGCTGATGAAGTAA
- a CDS encoding T9SS type A sorting domain-containing protein, whose amino-acid sequence MRTRILVVLCSLLLAVSVYAEGPCASGRLVQGDDGRGLDQSWGPDGCGYRAKDSNEPGGPEVQWLDISGFGTEVNGLADDNIVGSFAIGFPFHYYWYNVHQFWIGSNGYIKFSSPGMMVAPLPTFPNAAPPNDVIGPYVADWVFGPEDSSRCYYWSNHADTLVVMWKSIEPYSGTDRFNFEMILCAVDSSITFQYGSREGTHALPVGAIAGIEDLNGLCGLTTGYGFGPRFNYAIHFASPVGGAQSGHDMAVLAVQNPQSAGYFLVPGDVVHPWVQIANLGAYAEPACSLHFVIRRPNHTVLAAFDTTLGATNPLDTLTVAWQREWVAADTGTYLAEAVVEISDDHVARNDTQRAEIHVAPVGGELGYDDGVADREAGWMFPAGHAMAMQFAPPVYPVALTQVRIYNMWVDDFSYDLSILAGDGPGGAPGTELWRRTVTVTSGWTSADLPVDSVIIRSGTFYVASWVPSQCGFFLDTTSAQGISHRLWEYYPNGGWEQARWWAGGELMVRASYRAIFAPPAPFTRLEPADQSSQTWLQGEIPFRWTASRDSGATVTYHLTIHSGDYSRTIATTDTFYADSCDWFYLGNPRADVQWSVMATNGVDSTSATNGEGYFWLFTLGAPQEAPSLITEYALSSYPNPFNSTAAIRYDLPQASQVELKVYNLMGEQVALLQQGYRAPGRYRIEWNAAAQGSGTYFAVLKAGSTTKIQKLLLMK is encoded by the coding sequence ATGAGAACGCGCATTTTGGTCGTGCTGTGTAGTCTGTTGCTTGCGGTCAGTGTCTATGCGGAAGGCCCTTGCGCCAGCGGTCGGCTGGTTCAGGGTGATGATGGCAGAGGTTTGGATCAATCATGGGGGCCGGATGGGTGCGGCTACCGCGCCAAGGACAGCAATGAGCCCGGCGGCCCGGAGGTGCAATGGCTGGACATCAGCGGGTTCGGCACAGAGGTCAACGGGCTGGCCGATGATAATATCGTCGGCTCCTTTGCCATTGGTTTCCCGTTCCATTATTACTGGTACAATGTCCACCAGTTCTGGATCGGTTCCAACGGTTACATCAAGTTTTCGTCACCGGGCATGATGGTCGCGCCGCTGCCGACGTTCCCCAATGCGGCACCGCCCAATGACGTCATCGGTCCGTATGTCGCAGACTGGGTCTTCGGACCTGAAGACTCCAGCCGCTGTTACTATTGGTCCAACCATGCCGACACGCTGGTCGTGATGTGGAAGTCCATCGAGCCCTATAGCGGCACGGATCGGTTCAATTTCGAAATGATCCTGTGCGCGGTGGATTCCTCAATCACCTTTCAGTACGGGTCCCGGGAGGGAACCCATGCGCTGCCCGTTGGCGCCATTGCGGGGATCGAGGACCTGAACGGACTTTGCGGGTTGACCACGGGCTACGGTTTCGGCCCGCGCTTCAACTATGCCATCCATTTTGCCTCGCCGGTGGGTGGGGCACAGTCCGGGCATGACATGGCGGTGCTGGCGGTGCAGAACCCGCAGTCAGCGGGCTACTTCCTCGTTCCCGGTGACGTCGTGCATCCCTGGGTACAGATCGCCAACCTCGGCGCCTACGCCGAGCCGGCCTGTTCCCTGCACTTCGTCATCCGGCGGCCCAACCACACGGTGCTCGCCGCCTTTGACACAACCCTCGGCGCCACCAACCCACTGGATACATTGACGGTTGCCTGGCAAAGGGAATGGGTTGCCGCCGACACAGGCACCTACCTTGCCGAAGCCGTTGTCGAAATTTCCGACGACCATGTGGCACGGAATGATACCCAACGCGCGGAAATTCATGTTGCCCCTGTGGGCGGGGAATTGGGGTATGATGACGGCGTCGCCGATCGGGAAGCCGGCTGGATGTTTCCGGCAGGGCATGCTATGGCCATGCAGTTCGCGCCGCCGGTCTATCCCGTGGCGCTGACACAGGTGCGGATCTACAACATGTGGGTAGACGATTTTTCGTATGATCTATCTATCCTCGCCGGTGACGGCCCGGGCGGCGCTCCGGGGACGGAACTGTGGCGGCGAACGGTAACCGTCACGAGCGGGTGGACGAGCGCCGATCTGCCTGTAGACAGCGTCATCATTCGCAGCGGCACATTTTACGTGGCGTCGTGGGTGCCGTCGCAATGCGGGTTCTTCCTCGATACCACGTCCGCTCAGGGGATCTCCCACCGCCTGTGGGAATACTATCCCAATGGCGGCTGGGAGCAGGCCCGCTGGTGGGCCGGTGGTGAACTGATGGTGCGCGCATCCTACCGTGCGATATTTGCGCCGCCCGCGCCCTTCACCCGCCTGGAGCCTGCCGATCAAAGTTCGCAAACGTGGCTGCAAGGAGAAATCCCCTTCCGCTGGACGGCATCGCGGGATTCGGGAGCGACGGTGACCTATCATCTGACCATCCATTCCGGTGACTACAGCCGCACCATCGCCACCACCGACACATTCTATGCGGACAGTTGTGACTGGTTCTACTTGGGCAACCCGCGCGCGGACGTGCAATGGTCGGTCATGGCGACCAACGGTGTGGACAGCACCAGCGCCACCAACGGCGAGGGCTACTTCTGGCTCTTCACCCTCGGCGCTCCGCAGGAAGCTCCATCCCTGATCACGGAATATGCTCTGTCGAGTTATCCCAATCCGTTCAATTCGACGGCGGCCATCCGCTATGACCTGCCGCAAGCTTCGCAGGTGGAACTGAAGGTCTACAACCTGATGGGTGAACAGGTGGCCTTGCTTCAGCAGGGTTACCGCGCTCCGGGCCGTTACCGTATCGAATGGAACGCCGCCGCCCAAGGCTCGGGCACTTACTTTGCCGTGTTGAAAGCGGGCAGCACTACCAAAATCCAGAAGCTGCTGCTGATGAAGTAA